From Pseudomonas sp. CCI4.2, one genomic window encodes:
- a CDS encoding glucose 1-dehydrogenase, whose translation MYISLKQQVALVTGASSGLGAGAARALAAAGAAVVINYNSHPEPAEQLANEIRAAGGQAIAIGADVSKEDQVEHLFAEAIKAFGYIDILVANSGLQKDSPIAEMSLADWNTVIEVNLTGQFLCARAALRQFAKQGDRTGVSRAAGKIIHMSSVHQLIPWAGHANYAASKGGVDMLMRTIAQEVGQQRIRVNSIAPGAIRTAINEAATHGAAAEKLLKLIPYGRIGDAEDVANAVVWLASDASDYVHGTTLFIDGGMSLYPEFRDNG comes from the coding sequence ATGTATATCTCACTGAAACAGCAAGTCGCTTTGGTCACGGGTGCCAGTTCCGGGCTCGGGGCAGGAGCAGCGCGGGCCCTTGCGGCTGCGGGTGCGGCGGTGGTGATCAACTACAATTCGCATCCCGAACCGGCCGAGCAATTGGCCAATGAAATTCGCGCCGCCGGAGGCCAGGCCATCGCCATCGGTGCGGATGTGTCGAAGGAAGACCAGGTCGAGCACCTGTTTGCCGAGGCGATCAAAGCCTTTGGTTATATCGATATTTTGGTGGCCAATTCCGGTTTGCAGAAGGATTCACCTATTGCCGAAATGAGCCTGGCGGACTGGAACACGGTGATAGAGGTCAACCTGACGGGTCAGTTTCTCTGCGCACGGGCGGCTTTACGCCAATTTGCCAAACAAGGAGACCGGACTGGCGTCTCCCGCGCGGCGGGTAAAATTATTCACATGAGTTCGGTGCACCAGCTTATCCCTTGGGCCGGGCATGCCAATTACGCCGCCTCTAAAGGCGGAGTGGATATGCTGATGCGCACCATTGCGCAAGAGGTCGGGCAGCAGCGAATTCGGGTCAACAGCATTGCGCCGGGCGCCATACGTACCGCGATCAATGAGGCCGCGACCCACGGCGCGGCGGCGGAAAAACTGCTTAAGCTGATCCCTTATGGCCGAATCGGTGACGCCGAGGATGTGGCCAATGCGGTGGTGTGGCTGGCTTCGGACGCCTCTGATTATGTCCACGGCACCACGCTGTTCATCGACGGTGGCATGAGCTTGTACCCGGAGTTTCGCGACAATGGTTGA
- a CDS encoding glycoside hydrolase family 15 protein: MVDRHEAQNPIENHGIIGDMRGAALVADTGSIDFCCWPDFDSPSIFTALLDTPQAGIFQLAPDLPDARRQQIYLPNTNILQTRWIAEEAVIEVTDLMPITHSEDDLPRIVRRVNVRYGRAMIHMRCAVRLDYSRANTQAQMDGEDVCFSAPGQPGMRLSGTQPLQLDGQAATAEFELKQGEFVEFILGAVDDSQVDAGKCQRYMDETLSFWRTWSAKSNYRGRWRETVHRSALALKLLTSRKHGAIIAAATFGLPEATAGTRNWDYRYTWIRDASFTVYAFMRLGHIDEANAFMRWVRGRMGDCCDDSQNLGILYALDGREELPEEELSHLSGFGGASPVRIGNEAYQQTQLDIYGELMDAVYLANKYGEAISYDGWKHATRLVDQVCEKWRDKDVGIWEMRGQDQHFLHSRLMCWVALDRALRLAFKRSLPAPFDRWDKERQAIHDDIWSHFWDKDLGHFVQHIGSRNLDASMLLMPLVRFVGASDPRWLSTLEAIERHLVRDGMVYRYRNDDANGDGLEGDEGAFTACSFWYVECLSRAGRVDQAHLEFEQLLRYANPLGLYAEEFDTHGRHLGNTPQALSHLALISAASFLDRKLDHDDTQWQP; the protein is encoded by the coding sequence ATGGTTGATCGACACGAAGCGCAAAACCCTATCGAGAACCACGGCATCATCGGCGACATGCGCGGCGCTGCTCTGGTGGCCGACACCGGCAGCATCGACTTTTGCTGCTGGCCGGACTTCGACAGCCCGTCGATTTTTACCGCGCTGCTCGACACACCGCAGGCAGGTATCTTTCAACTGGCACCGGACCTCCCTGATGCCCGTCGCCAGCAAATCTACCTGCCCAACACCAATATCCTGCAAACCCGCTGGATTGCTGAAGAGGCGGTGATCGAAGTCACGGACCTGATGCCCATCACCCACAGCGAAGATGATTTGCCGAGAATCGTCCGTCGGGTCAATGTTCGCTATGGCCGCGCCATGATTCATATGCGCTGCGCTGTACGTCTGGACTACAGCCGCGCGAACACCCAAGCGCAGATGGACGGCGAAGACGTGTGCTTTTCCGCGCCCGGCCAACCGGGCATGCGGTTGTCCGGCACCCAGCCGCTGCAGCTTGACGGTCAGGCCGCCACGGCCGAGTTTGAGCTGAAGCAGGGGGAATTCGTCGAATTCATTTTGGGCGCAGTCGACGATTCGCAAGTCGACGCTGGTAAATGCCAACGCTACATGGATGAAACCCTGAGCTTTTGGCGTACCTGGAGCGCCAAGTCCAACTACCGTGGCCGCTGGCGCGAGACGGTCCATCGCTCGGCGTTGGCCTTGAAGCTATTAACGTCACGCAAGCACGGCGCAATCATCGCCGCCGCCACCTTCGGCTTGCCGGAGGCCACAGCGGGTACCCGCAATTGGGATTATCGATACACCTGGATCCGCGACGCCTCGTTTACCGTCTACGCGTTCATGCGTTTGGGCCATATCGACGAAGCCAACGCGTTCATGCGCTGGGTGCGGGGCCGCATGGGCGATTGCTGTGATGACTCGCAAAACCTCGGGATTCTTTACGCGTTGGACGGTCGCGAAGAGCTGCCCGAAGAAGAACTCTCGCACCTGTCCGGTTTCGGCGGTGCCAGCCCGGTACGCATTGGCAACGAGGCGTATCAGCAGACCCAGTTGGACATTTACGGCGAACTGATGGACGCGGTGTATTTGGCCAACAAGTACGGCGAGGCGATTTCCTACGACGGCTGGAAACACGCGACGCGCTTGGTGGACCAAGTGTGTGAGAAATGGCGAGACAAGGATGTCGGGATCTGGGAAATGCGCGGTCAGGATCAGCACTTTTTGCATTCGCGGCTGATGTGCTGGGTGGCTTTGGACCGCGCCTTGCGCCTGGCTTTCAAGCGTTCGCTGCCTGCACCGTTTGATCGTTGGGACAAAGAGCGCCAAGCGATTCACGACGATATCTGGAGCCACTTTTGGGACAAGGACCTCGGGCATTTTGTGCAGCACATCGGCAGCCGTAATTTAGATGCCTCCATGTTGTTAATGCCGTTGGTGCGCTTTGTCGGGGCCAGCGACCCCCGTTGGCTGTCGACCCTGGAGGCCATTGAACGTCACTTGGTTCGCGATGGCATGGTCTACCGTTACCGCAACGACGATGCCAACGGTGATGGGTTGGAAGGGGATGAAGGCGCCTTCACCGCGTGTTCGTTCTGGTACGTCGAATGCCTGTCCCGCGCTGGCCGAGTGGACCAAGCCCATCTGGAGTTTGAACAGTTGCTGCGCTACGCGAATCCGTTGGGACTATACGCCGAAGAGTTCGACACCCACGGTCGCCATCTGGGCAATACCCCCCAAGCGTTGAGCCACTTGGCGTTGATCAGCGCAGCCAGCTTCCTTGACCGAAAACTGGACCATGACGACACGCAGTGGCAGCCCTGA
- a CDS encoding DUF6555 family protein, with product MNHSKHYRIDYLLNGSFKSFYISAEFMDNTEAWHHASVDAGIGRIPKYRLERVPRVSRPYAEHFGITDVEWAQG from the coding sequence ATGAACCATTCCAAACATTACAGAATCGATTACTTGCTTAATGGCAGTTTCAAATCGTTCTATATCAGCGCTGAATTCATGGACAACACCGAAGCATGGCACCACGCAAGTGTCGATGCGGGCATTGGCCGGATTCCTAAGTACCGGCTGGAAAGAGTGCCTCGGGTGTCGCGCCCGTACGCCGAACATTTCGGCATTACGGACGTTGAGTGGGCACAGGGCTGA
- a CDS encoding MFS transporter, with amino-acid sequence MSTPSPAATPDSATITDGVDPIRAAFISARIDRLPTVATLWRLVALLSIGGFFELYDLFQTAYISPGLIRDGIFATGNLGVFGFSDQAAFASATFLGLFLGASLLSPIADRFGRRAIFTVALIWYTVATVLMGVQSSALGIIGMRFLVGIGLGVELVTIDAYLSELVPKRMRSSAFAFAFFVQFLSVPAVALMSWWLVPQDPFGVSGWRWVVLASAGFALFIWWLRSRLPESPRWLAQQGRFEEAEQIMDNLEARCLSDHGKALEQPEPKTVAVEGVGRFADMWQPPYRRRSLMLIVFHVFQAIGFFGFGNWLPALLSGQGVSVTHSLMYAFVITLAYPLGPLLFVKFANRFENKWQIVGSALGSMIFGTLFALQTSAVGLMVCGIMITFCNAWLSFAYHSYQSELFPTNIRARAVGFCYSFSRLSTVFSSLLIGVFLDHFGTPGVLAFIVSSMLIVMITIGRFGPRTRNLALENIAH; translated from the coding sequence ATGTCCACGCCCTCCCCCGCCGCCACCCCCGACAGTGCCACTATTACCGATGGCGTCGACCCGATTCGCGCCGCCTTTATTTCGGCGCGCATCGACCGGCTACCCACGGTCGCAACGTTATGGCGGCTGGTGGCCTTGCTGTCGATTGGCGGATTTTTCGAGCTGTATGACTTGTTTCAGACTGCCTACATCAGCCCAGGGCTGATCCGTGACGGGATTTTCGCCACCGGCAATCTGGGGGTGTTTGGCTTCTCCGACCAGGCGGCTTTTGCCTCAGCAACTTTTCTTGGGTTGTTTCTCGGCGCCAGCCTGCTCAGCCCGATTGCCGACCGGTTTGGGCGGCGTGCGATCTTTACCGTGGCGTTGATCTGGTACACAGTCGCGACCGTGCTGATGGGCGTACAAAGTTCGGCGCTGGGCATCATCGGCATGCGCTTTCTGGTTGGCATCGGGCTCGGTGTGGAGCTGGTCACGATTGACGCCTACCTGTCGGAGTTGGTGCCCAAACGCATGCGCAGCTCGGCCTTCGCCTTTGCGTTCTTCGTGCAGTTCTTGTCGGTGCCGGCGGTGGCGTTAATGTCCTGGTGGCTAGTGCCCCAAGACCCGTTCGGGGTCTCCGGCTGGCGCTGGGTGGTACTCGCCAGTGCTGGGTTCGCGTTGTTCATCTGGTGGTTGCGTTCGCGTTTACCGGAGTCGCCGCGCTGGCTAGCGCAGCAAGGTCGGTTCGAAGAAGCCGAGCAGATCATGGACAACCTTGAAGCGCGCTGCCTAAGCGATCATGGCAAAGCGTTGGAGCAGCCGGAGCCAAAGACAGTTGCGGTTGAGGGTGTAGGACGCTTTGCCGACATGTGGCAACCGCCTTACCGCAGGCGTTCACTGATGCTGATCGTGTTTCATGTATTCCAGGCCATCGGTTTTTTCGGTTTCGGCAATTGGTTGCCTGCGTTGCTGTCCGGCCAAGGTGTCAGTGTCACTCACAGTTTGATGTACGCCTTTGTTATTACCCTCGCTTATCCGCTCGGGCCGTTGCTGTTCGTCAAGTTTGCCAACCGGTTCGAAAACAAATGGCAAATTGTCGGTTCGGCGCTGGGAAGCATGATCTTTGGAACACTGTTCGCACTGCAAACATCCGCAGTGGGGCTGATGGTGTGCGGCATCATGATTACCTTCTGCAACGCTTGGCTAAGTTTCGCGTACCACTCTTATCAAAGCGAACTGTTCCCGACCAATATTCGCGCGCGGGCGGTGGGGTTCTGTTATTCGTTCAGCCGTTTATCGACCGTCTTCAGCAGTCTATTGATAGGGGTCTTTCTCGATCACTTCGGCACACCCGGCGTGTTGGCATTTATCGTTAGCAGCATGTTGATCGTAATGATCACCATCGGTCGTTTCGGGCCACGCACGCGCAACCTGGCACTGGAGAACATTGCCCACTAG
- a CDS encoding NAD-dependent protein deacetylase encodes MIDSLTRDGVETLCQLMDERPFLVLTGAGISTSSGIPDYRDKDGVRRGKAPMMYQDFINAPTARQRYWARAMLGWPRIRLARPNAAHDALAELQARQLINGVITQNVDTLHDQAGSRDVIELHGSLHRVVCLDCGQRTDRDAVQVILETQNPYLSGVDAVQAPDGDTLLDPAFEARFQVPHCPHCQGDRLKPDVVFFGENVAQVTAVKAMHSVEQAQGLLVVGSSLMAFSAFRLCRAMADQKKPLIAINFGKTRADEFLDLKIEASCELLLPLIAERLGTFE; translated from the coding sequence ATGATCGACAGCCTGACCCGCGACGGCGTGGAGACTTTGTGCCAGTTAATGGACGAACGGCCGTTTCTAGTGCTGACCGGGGCCGGGATCAGCACGTCCTCCGGGATTCCGGACTACCGGGATAAAGACGGAGTTCGCCGGGGCAAAGCGCCGATGATGTATCAGGACTTTATCAATGCGCCCACCGCACGCCAGCGCTACTGGGCACGGGCGATGCTCGGCTGGCCACGTATTCGCCTGGCCCGACCCAATGCGGCGCATGATGCTTTGGCGGAGTTACAGGCGCGGCAATTGATCAACGGGGTCATCACGCAAAACGTCGACACGCTGCACGACCAAGCCGGCAGCCGCGATGTCATTGAACTCCACGGCAGCCTGCACCGGGTGGTCTGTCTCGACTGCGGGCAGCGCACCGATCGCGATGCAGTCCAAGTGATCCTGGAAACCCAAAACCCCTACTTATCGGGAGTCGATGCGGTACAGGCACCCGACGGCGATACGTTGCTTGATCCGGCGTTCGAAGCGCGTTTCCAAGTGCCGCACTGCCCGCACTGTCAGGGCGATCGCTTGAAACCGGACGTGGTTTTTTTCGGCGAAAACGTTGCCCAGGTCACTGCCGTCAAAGCCATGCACAGCGTTGAGCAGGCCCAAGGGCTGTTGGTGGTGGGTTCATCGCTGATGGCATTTTCTGCGTTCCGTTTGTGCCGAGCCATGGCCGATCAAAAAAAACCGCTGATCGCCATCAACTTCGGCAAAACCCGCGCGGATGAATTTCTCGATTTGAAAATCGAAGCTTCCTGTGAGCTGCTGCTGCCGTTGATCGCTGAGCGGCTGGGCACCTTCGAGTAA
- the norR gene encoding nitric oxide reductase transcriptional regulator NorR yields the protein MTNPLLLALVPLVADLSRELPDDERYRRLLHALRQLLPCDAVALLKLEGDVLIPLSVEGLSPDTLGRRFKVEEHPRLKILLENRSPTRFSMDCALPDPYDGLVEGHHGHLEVHDCLGCPLYLQDKPWGLITLDALDPSTFGRVDLDTLEAFVSLAAATVMASERINQLARNVEDQRQLAEVYKRAAGGRGPRELMGQSPIHKRLQQEIELVGNSALSVLITGETGVGKELVAEALHLQSPRAQKPLISLNCAALPELLVESELFGHVKGAFSGAVSGRSGKFELADGGTIFLDEVGEMPLAVQAKLLRVLQSGQLQRVGSDQEHHVDVRIIAATNRDLAEEVRAGRFRPDLYHRLSVYPLRVPPLRERGRDVLLLAGFFLEENRARMGLRSLRLNPDAQKLLVGYAWPGNVRELEHLISRATLKALASHAERPRILTIEAQHLGMDEQASRAEPEATSEVTRLNQGEGLKEAVDAYQHTLIKDALSRHQGKWVDVARELGVDRANLSRLAKRLGIR from the coding sequence ATGACTAACCCTCTGCTGCTCGCGCTGGTGCCTTTGGTGGCCGATTTGTCACGGGAATTACCGGATGATGAGCGCTATCGACGGCTGCTGCATGCGCTGCGTCAGTTGTTACCATGCGATGCGGTGGCGTTGCTCAAGCTTGAGGGCGATGTGCTGATTCCGTTGTCGGTAGAAGGGCTGAGTCCAGATACCCTGGGCCGACGCTTTAAGGTCGAAGAGCATCCCCGTCTAAAAATCCTTCTGGAAAACCGCAGCCCGACTCGGTTCTCAATGGATTGCGCATTGCCCGACCCCTACGATGGCTTGGTCGAAGGCCACCACGGGCACCTTGAAGTTCACGACTGCCTCGGCTGCCCTTTGTATTTACAGGACAAGCCCTGGGGCCTGATCACCCTCGACGCGCTGGATCCCTCAACCTTTGGCCGGGTCGATCTCGACACCCTTGAAGCGTTCGTCAGTCTGGCCGCCGCCACGGTAATGGCCAGCGAACGCATCAACCAGCTGGCGCGCAACGTTGAGGATCAACGCCAACTGGCCGAGGTGTATAAGCGCGCAGCGGGCGGGCGCGGGCCGCGAGAGTTGATGGGTCAGAGCCCCATTCACAAACGCCTGCAACAAGAAATTGAACTGGTCGGCAATAGCGCGTTATCGGTGTTGATCACCGGCGAAACCGGTGTTGGCAAAGAATTGGTCGCCGAAGCGCTGCACCTTCAATCACCGCGGGCGCAGAAACCGCTGATCAGCCTTAATTGCGCCGCGTTGCCGGAGCTACTGGTAGAGAGCGAGCTTTTCGGCCACGTCAAAGGCGCGTTCTCCGGCGCAGTGAGCGGACGCAGCGGCAAGTTTGAACTGGCCGACGGCGGTACGATTTTTCTCGATGAGGTCGGTGAGATGCCGCTGGCGGTTCAGGCGAAACTGTTGCGGGTATTGCAAAGCGGCCAATTGCAACGGGTGGGATCCGACCAGGAACACCATGTCGATGTACGGATCATCGCAGCAACCAACCGCGACCTCGCCGAAGAGGTGCGCGCCGGGCGTTTTCGGCCGGACCTTTACCATCGATTGAGCGTCTACCCGCTGCGCGTACCGCCGTTGCGTGAGCGCGGCCGAGATGTGTTGCTGCTGGCTGGTTTTTTCCTTGAAGAAAATCGTGCGCGAATGGGCCTGCGCAGTTTGCGTTTAAACCCGGACGCGCAAAAGTTGCTGGTGGGTTATGCGTGGCCCGGCAACGTTCGTGAGCTGGAACACCTGATCAGTCGCGCCACCCTCAAAGCGCTTGCGAGCCATGCCGAGCGGCCGCGTATTCTAACCATTGAGGCGCAGCACCTTGGGATGGACGAACAAGCATCGCGAGCAGAACCCGAGGCCACGAGCGAAGTAACCCGACTCAATCAAGGCGAGGGTTTAAAAGAGGCTGTGGATGCTTATCAACACACGTTGATCAAAGATGCATTGTCCCGTCATCAGGGGAAATGGGTCGACGTAGCCCGGGAGTTAGGAGTAGATCGCGCTAACTTGAGTCGTCTGGCGAAGCGCCTGGGTATCCGTTGA
- a CDS encoding nuclear transport factor 2 family protein — MYEYLVDRMTIADLINGWIYRDLAQWDSLRELFHPEGTIEVTWFEGLFSEFVDASMHMGSSDLRTKHFIAAPMVTFNACRAIVETNAIIVGENVTLGLGCSVHNRFYDWVEQRNGVWKIIKRQSIYDMGSFTFPQGLVDIDAESLQRYPREYAPLAYVLEKSGFPVTRVFATKGSQMETDMKTAGLAWLAR; from the coding sequence ATGTACGAATACCTTGTAGATCGAATGACCATTGCGGATTTGATTAACGGCTGGATTTATCGAGATCTGGCGCAATGGGACAGTCTGCGCGAATTGTTTCACCCCGAGGGCACCATTGAGGTGACCTGGTTTGAAGGCCTGTTCAGTGAGTTCGTCGACGCGTCGATGCATATGGGCAGCTCGGATTTACGCACCAAGCACTTTATTGCCGCGCCCATGGTCACGTTCAACGCGTGCCGGGCCATCGTTGAAACCAACGCGATCATCGTCGGCGAAAACGTCACCCTAGGGCTGGGATGCAGCGTTCACAATCGTTTTTATGACTGGGTTGAGCAACGCAACGGTGTCTGGAAAATCATCAAACGCCAGAGCATCTACGACATGGGGTCGTTCACCTTTCCTCAGGGGTTGGTCGACATCGACGCCGAGTCCCTGCAGCGTTATCCCCGGGAATACGCGCCGCTGGCCTACGTGCTGGAAAAAAGCGGCTTCCCGGTGACACGGGTGTTCGCCACCAAAGGCAGCCAGATGGAAACCGACATGAAAACCGCCGGGCTGGCGTGGCTGGCTCGCTGA
- a CDS encoding LysR family transcriptional regulator — protein MNRNELRKADINLMVVFETLMQERNVTRAAEKLFLGQPTISAALNRLRTLLNDPLFVRVGHRMEPTARALEIIQHLSPALDAMSTALSLTRDFIPADSNMTFRIGLSDDVEYGLLPALLRAIRIEAPMIVIVVKHVDHWNMSELLMSGEITVGISRTEDLPANAKRKTLRNMYPNVLRADASSTPLTLDEYCSRPHVVVSHTANVSSFSDEWLRAIGRKRHVVLSIPQYSTLPALMAGTDLLASLPDYTAIAMAAASRTLTAEPLPFVTPTMELSMVWLSLSDTDPAERWLRGRLEAFMSDRPQDPTPVVETKVNTALSRIAL, from the coding sequence ATGAATCGCAACGAATTGCGCAAAGCTGACATCAATTTGATGGTGGTTTTCGAAACACTCATGCAAGAGCGCAACGTAACCCGTGCCGCCGAAAAGCTGTTCCTCGGCCAGCCCACTATCAGCGCTGCATTAAACCGCCTGCGCACGCTTCTCAATGACCCATTGTTTGTTCGAGTCGGTCACCGAATGGAGCCGACCGCCAGGGCCTTGGAAATCATCCAGCACCTGTCGCCTGCGCTGGACGCGATGTCCACGGCGCTGAGCCTGACGCGTGACTTTATCCCCGCCGACAGCAACATGACGTTCCGCATCGGGTTGTCCGACGACGTTGAATACGGCCTGTTGCCTGCGTTATTACGCGCGATCCGCATAGAAGCACCGATGATCGTGATCGTGGTCAAGCACGTTGATCATTGGAATATGTCGGAACTGCTGATGTCCGGTGAAATCACCGTGGGCATTAGCCGCACTGAAGACTTGCCGGCCAACGCCAAGCGTAAAACCCTCAGAAACATGTACCCGAACGTGCTGCGAGCCGATGCCTCCTCGACACCGCTGACCCTTGACGAGTACTGCTCACGCCCCCACGTGGTGGTCTCGCACACAGCCAACGTCAGTAGCTTCTCGGACGAGTGGCTGCGGGCAATCGGTCGTAAACGCCATGTGGTGCTGTCGATTCCACAATACAGCACGTTGCCGGCGCTGATGGCCGGCACCGACCTGCTGGCGAGCTTGCCCGATTACACGGCGATTGCCATGGCCGCAGCATCTAGAACACTGACCGCCGAACCCCTACCCTTCGTCACACCCACCATGGAGCTGTCGATGGTTTGGCTCAGCCTCAGTGACACCGACCCTGCTGAGCGCTGGCTGCGCGGCAGGCTCGAAGCATTCATGAGCGACCGGCCGCAGGACCCCACCCCCGTTGTCGAGACGAAGGTGAATACCGCGCTTAGCCGAATCGCCCTGTGA
- a CDS encoding urea carboxylase-associated family protein, whose product MYKDYPAAYQVSKGSALNVDKAFYQRIREQTGARTLVEQFEVPIRTGRAWKVSAGQVFRVTTPVGPQVGDFNIWNAHDPRERMWAARTRQLQGAHVSTYDRLWSNLPFLRPMATITDDSLAGYGIDEHGGRLHDLLGTRCDPYVNKMLTGEDFHHHCHSNLTRAVLPHGLTEFDVHDVLNIFQCTGLNHDDMYFMKACPAKKGDYLEFFAEIDVLCALSTCPGGDLSLAMWGPDAQDPLTVCRPLGVEIYQLDDSLLEGWKQPERAAYKGLHGLEIAKAEWEK is encoded by the coding sequence ATGTACAAAGATTACCCTGCGGCTTATCAGGTCAGTAAAGGCTCGGCGCTCAACGTCGATAAAGCCTTTTATCAACGCATCCGCGAACAGACGGGCGCCCGCACCCTGGTTGAGCAGTTCGAAGTGCCGATCCGCACCGGGCGCGCCTGGAAAGTCTCGGCGGGGCAGGTGTTTCGAGTCACAACCCCGGTCGGCCCGCAGGTGGGGGATTTCAATATCTGGAACGCCCACGACCCCCGCGAACGGATGTGGGCCGCACGCACCCGGCAACTCCAGGGCGCCCACGTCAGCACCTATGATCGGCTCTGGTCGAACCTACCGTTTCTGCGGCCAATGGCGACCATCACCGACGACAGCCTGGCCGGTTACGGTATCGATGAACATGGCGGCCGTCTGCACGATCTGCTCGGCACCCGTTGCGATCCCTATGTGAACAAGATGCTGACCGGCGAAGACTTCCATCATCACTGCCACTCAAACCTGACGCGCGCGGTATTGCCTCACGGGCTGACCGAATTCGATGTGCATGATGTGTTGAACATCTTTCAATGCACCGGCCTGAACCACGACGACATGTACTTCATGAAAGCCTGTCCGGCGAAGAAGGGCGATTACCTTGAGTTTTTCGCGGAAATCGACGTGTTGTGCGCGCTGTCGACCTGTCCGGGAGGTGACTTGTCCTTGGCCATGTGGGGGCCTGACGCGCAAGACCCATTGACCGTTTGCCGGCCGCTGGGGGTGGAAATTTATCAACTCGATGACAGCCTGCTGGAAGGCTGGAAACAACCGGAACGCGCGGCCTATAAAGGCTTGCACGGCTTGGAAATTGCCAAGGCTGAGTGGGAAAAATAG
- a CDS encoding DUF2945 domain-containing protein produces the protein MSHVFKVGDHVRWNSEAGHIIGKVTKVHVQEVEFMGKTRHATEEQPQYEVKSDKTGHLAMHKEEALERVANS, from the coding sequence ATGAGCCATGTTTTCAAAGTGGGTGATCACGTTCGCTGGAATTCAGAGGCCGGACATATCATCGGCAAAGTCACCAAAGTGCATGTGCAAGAAGTTGAATTCATGGGCAAAACCCGGCATGCCACTGAAGAACAACCGCAATACGAAGTGAAAAGTGACAAGACCGGGCACCTGGCGATGCACAAAGAAGAAGCGTTAGAGCGGGTGGCGAATAGTTGA